GGGCCGACTGGCGGCAGGTCGCGGTCGAGCCGGCGCCGGTCAGCGGGGCCTATGCCAATGTGCCGCTCGCGGCCCGGTGGGCGCCGTTGTGGATGCCGGTCCTGCCCGGACTGGCCGACCGGCCCGACGACATTCTCGCCCGACGATTCGCCGAATCGAGCCGTTTCACCGCGACGGCCGACGGCACCACGCTGGCGGCGTACGAAATGCCGTGTCGCGAGGCCGCGGCCGCCGCGCGCGCGGTGCTGTGCATGGCCGCGGCCGGGCGCTGGGGCGTGGCATGGGAAGAATGCGAGGCCGCAGCCGGGTTCGTGCTGCACGACGGGAAGCGGCTGAGCTTCGCCGCGCTCGCGGCGGAGGCGGCGGAGATGACCGCGCCCGACCCCCCGCCGCTGCGGGCCCGGCCTCCCGCCGAAACGCCGATTCCGGGCGAAGCCGATGCGGCGACGTCCTACGCCCGGCTGGACCTGCCGGCCAAAGTGGACGGCACGTTCCTCTTTGCAGCGGACGTGCGGCTGCCCGGCATGGTCTATGCCGCGATCAAGCACGGCCCCGCCGGAGTGGCGGAACTGACCGATTTCGATCCGCGCGCCGCCGCGCATATCGGCGAGCTGGTGCAAGTGATCGAGGGCAAGCGATGGCTCGCCGCGGTGGCGACCAACTGGTGGGCGGCCGACCGCGCGCTGGCCGCGATGGAACCGCGGTTTCGCGTCGTCGGCCCGCTGGAGACGGGAAAGATCGACGAACGGCTGGACCGCGCCGTGCGGCGCGGGAAAGGGGAAGCGGTCGCGGTGCGCGGCGAAGGGGTGGAGTGGGGCCCGGAGCCCGGTCACGGCCCCGATCTGGCCTTGCGCTACGATGTCGCGCCCGGTGCCCATGTCACTCCCGAAACCGCCAGCGTCACGGCGCGCTTTGCCGATGGGCGGCTGGAACTGTGGATGGCCAGCCAGGCACCCGAGCGCGCCCGCCGGGCCGCGGCCAAGGCACTGGGGATTTCGGTCGAGAACGTGATTTTCTATCCCATGGCCGCGGGGGGCAGCTTCGACCGCCGGCTGGAACACGACCACGCGATCGAGGCTGCGTTGATTGCGCGCGAAGTGGGGCGGGTGCGGTCGCGCCCGGTCCAGCTGATCTGGTCGCGGTGGGAAGAACAGCTCGCCGGCCGTCCGCGTGCGCCTGTCGCAGCGATCGTTTCCGCGCGGCTTGCCCCGGGCGGGGAGGGGCGGATCGCGGGCCTCAAGGCGCGGATCGCGGTGCAGCCGTCGGCGCGCGAGTTCGGGCGGCGCCTGTTCGGCAACCGGACCGCCGCTGCCGCGTTGGCCGATAGCGCCGGCGAAGCCGATCCGATGGCGGTGGAAGGCGCCATGCCGCTCTACGATATTCCCCATGTCACGGTGGAGCACGTCCCGGCCGATACCGGGGCGCCCAGCGGACGCCTGCGCGGCAATGCGCACGGCTATACCGCCTTCTTCATCGAGAGCTTCATCGACGAACTGGCGCATCGCCACGGTCGCGAGCCGCTGTCGTACCGGATGGAGATGCTCGGCGGCGATCCGCGCATGGCCGAATGCCTCCAGCGCGCCGCGCGTCTGGCGGAATGGGACGGCGGGCAGGCGCAGAGCGGCAAGGGCCTGGCCTGCCATCGCATGGATGCCGGGGGTGCCGAGGGCGCCGGGGATGCGGGTGGCGGGCGGATCGTCTGCATCGCCACTGCCCGGCAGGAGGAAGGCGGCGTGCGCGTGTCGCGGCTCGCCGCCTGCGTCGATATCGGCCGGATCGTCAATCTCGACATCGCGCGCCAGCAGATCGAGGGCGGGCTGGTCTTCGGCATGGCTCAGGCGCTGGGCGCGGCGCTGTCCTATCGCCAGGGCGTGCCCGAGCAGTCCCGGCTTGCCGACATGAACTTGCCCACCCTGGCCGACGTGCCGGAGATCGCGGTCGATTTCGTCGACAGCGACGCACCGCCGTTCGATCCGGGCGAACTGGGCGTGGCAGTGGCCGCGCCGGCGATCGCCAATGCTCTTCATTCGGCAACGGGGCTTCGCCTCCGGCGCCTTCCCCTGCTATCGGGCGGCCTGTGACCTGGACGGAACAGACGGTGCCGCGCGATCACGCGCCGGTCGAAAGCGGGGGGATCGGCGTGCTGCTGGTCAACCTCGGCACGCCCGATGCGCCCGACACGGCCTCGGTCCGCCGCTATCTTGCGGAATTCCTGTCCGACCGGCGGGTGGTCGAGCTGCCGCGGCTGGTCTGGCAGCCGATATTGCGCGGCGCGGTTCTGACGACGCGGCCCCGGCGAAGCGCGCATGCCTACCGCCAGATCTGGACCGATGCCGGCTCGCCGCTCGCCGCGATCACGCGCGAACAGGCGGCGGGCCTGCAGGATCGGCTCGGCGGCGCGGCGCAGGTGCGCTGGGCCATGCGTTACGGCAAGCCCGCGATCGGCGACGAGCTGCAGGCGCTGATGGATGCGGGCTGCGAGCGTATCCTGCTCGCCCCGCTCTACCCGCAATATTGCGCCGCGACGACGGCCACGGTTGTGGACAAGGCTGCGGACAAGCTGCGGACAATGCGTTGGCAACCCAGCCTGCGCACCCTCCCGCCCTATCACGACGATCCGCACTACATCTCTGCCCTCGCACACGATCTCGGGGCGCAGCTCGATGCGCTCGACTTCGTGCCCGAGGTGCTGCTGCTCAGCTTTCACGGTATGCCTGAGCGGACGCTGCGCCTGGGCGACCCCTATCACTGCCACTGCCGCAAGACCGCGCGCCTGGTGGCGGAGGCGCTGGGACGCGCGGACTTGCGCATCGAAACCACGTTCCAGAGCCGGTTCGGCCGGGCGAAGTGGCTGGAGCCGGCGACCGATGCGGTGCTGACGGCGGAAGCGCAGGGCGGAACGCGGCGGCTCGCCGTCGCCGCGCCGGGATTTTCCGCCGATTGCCTGGAAACGCTGGAAGAACTGGCGATCTCCGGGCGCGAACAGTTTCTGGAGGCGGGTGGGGAACGGTTCGCCGCGCTCGCCTGCCTCAACGCGCGCGCGCCGGGAATGGCCATGCTGGAGGCGATCGTGCGCCGCGAACTTGCGGGGTGGATTTAGCGCGCCGAACTACTTACACTGGGGTAAGTAAGGAGAATCGAGCATGGCCACGCTTGCACGCGAAGGCGCGTCCGCCGCCGCTCCGTCGGCCCCCCGGCTACGCCACTGGCGCGAAGGCGCGCTGACAGAGGCGGATATTGCCCATATTCCCGGAGAAGGCGGCCTGCCGATCGTGGGCAATACTTTCCGTATGCTGGCCGACCCGCACGCCTTCACCCGGCGCATGGTCGAAACTTATGGCCCGGTGTATCGCAACAAGGCCTTCGGTGGCTGGAACATCGCGCTGGTCGGGGCCGATGCGAACGAGCTGGTCCTGTTCGACCGCGAGAAGCTGTTTTCGAGCGAGCAGGGCTGGGGCCCGCTTCTCGACCGCCTGTTCCCGCGCGGCCTGATGCTGATGGACTTCGACCATCATCGCGCCGACCGCCGGGCGCTGTCGATCGCGTTCAAATCCGGGCCGATGCGCCACTATGCCGGCAGCCTCAATCGCGGAATTGCGCAGGCGGTGCAGCACTGGGGCGGCGGCCAGATGCGGTTCTACCCGGCGATCAAGGCGCTGACTCTCGACCTTGCGGCCGACAGCTTCATCGGCATCCCCTGGGGGCCGGAGGCGGACCGGATCAACGAAGCTTTCGTCGACATGGTCCAGGCCTCGGTCGCGCCGATCCGGCGGCCCCTGCCTTTCACCCTGATGCGCAAGGGGGTGAAGGGGCGCGAATTCCTGGTCGAATATTTCACGCGTGAGACGCAGCGCCGCCGGGCGGAAGGCGGGGGGCAGGACATGTTCAGCCAGTTCGCCACCGCCACGCGCGAAGACGACAGCCTGCTGCCGGTCGACGAAGTGGTCGACCACATGAATTTCCTGATGATGGCGGCGCATGACACGATCACGTCGTCCGCCACGACGCTGGTGCAGTTGCTGGCCCGGCATCCCGAGTGGCAGGAACGGCTGCGGGCCGAGATTGTCGCGATCACCGGCGGCGGCGACATTGCCTACGACGATCTGGGCAAGCTGGAATTGACCGAGATGGCGTTCAAGGAAGCCTTGCGGATGATCCCGCCGGTCCCGTCCACCCCGCGCCGCGCCCTGCGCGCTTTCGAGTTCGGCGGATACCGTATTCCTGCAGGCGCGCCGGTGGGCATCAACGCGCAATACGTGCATCATATGGAAGAGCACTGGCCGGACCCGGAGCGCTTCGATCCGATGCGCTTCACGCCCGATCGGGTGAAGGCGCGCCACAAATATGCCTGGGTGCCCTTCGGCGGCGGTGCGCACATGTGCCTGGGGCTTCACTTCGCCTATATGCAGGTCAAGATCCTGATGGCGCAGTTGCTGACCCGTTACGAGATCGCGATCGAAGAGGGCTATGCCCCCGAGTGGCAGGCTTGGCCGATCCCGCGGCCGAAAGACGGGCTGAAGGTGACGTTTCGCGCTTTGTGACGCGGGGCGGTGCGACCGGATGCGACCGGGCCCGCCGGGGTCAGAAGTCTATGGCGATGCCGTCCTTCACCCAGTCTCCGTAACGGGTGGGGCTGAGCCTTTCCGGGTTGTCCGGCGGCCGGGGCGCGGGCACCGGATCGTTGCTCCAGTGTGCCGGTTTCGTGAATTTCCGTGGCCGTTCGGTTGCGCGCTTGGTCATCGCCCGAAGATGCGCGCACTGGCGCGCCGTTTCAAGCGCAGCTAGGGCGCGGGGCATGGCCCAGCCCCCCGGAATTCACGCGCGCCGTGCGGCGCTTCGTCTGCTCGACGCCGCTTTGCGCCGGGGCGAGACGCTCGATCAGGCTTTTGCCGGCGCGACTGCCGACGTGCGCCGGGCAGAAGACAAGGCGCTGGCCCGCGCGATCGCGAGCGAGGCCCTGCGCTGGCTGGTCGACTTCGATGCGCTGATCGACAGCGCGACCCGGCAGCCGCTGCCGTCCGATACCAAGCCGCGGGCGGTGCTGCGTCTGATGCTGGCCCAGTGGATGCGGCTCGGCACGCCGCCGCATGCCGTGATCGCGACCGCACTGCCCCTGCTGGCGGGCGGGCCGCGCCGACTGGCGCACGGCGTCTTCTCCACGCTCTCGCGCCAGGACGCCAGGCTCCCCGAAGCGCCGACCCTGCCCGCTGCCGTGGCCGCCCGATGGGGCGAGCGGGCGCCGGCGATCACCCGCGGCCTGGCCGAACCGCCGCCGCTGGATCTGACCTTGCGCGATCCTGCGCAGACCGAACACTGGAAGGTGCAGCTGGGCGCCGACAGTCTCATGCCCGGCCATCTTCGCCTGCCGCGGGGCGCGGCGGTCGAAAAGCTCGCCGGATTTGCCGACGGGGCCTGGTGGGTGCAGGATTTTGCCGCATCGCTCCCGGCGCGCCTGCTCGGTGCCGGCGAGGGGCGCCAGGTGCTCGACTTGTGCGCCGCACCCGGGGGCAAGACGCTCCAGCTCGCCGCCGCGGGCTGGCGCGTCACCGCGCTCGACATCTCCAAGCGGCGGCTGGAGCGGCTGCGCGAGAATCTGAAACGCACCGGGCTGGAGGCCGGCGTGGTCCGCGCCGACGCGCTGGAATGGCAGCCGAAGCATCGTTTCGACGCGATCCTGCTCGACGCGCCCTGCACCGCCACCGGCACGGCGCGGCGCCACCCCGAGGTGCTGCACCGGGTCGGGCCGCGGCAGATCGCGGAGATGGGGGATCTGCAAAGCGCCCTGCTCGCGCGCGCGGTCGGCTGGCTCAAGCCGGGCGGAACGCTGGTCTATGCGACGTGTTCGCTGGAACGCGAGGAAGGCGAAGGGCAGACGGCCGCCGTCCCCCTGCGCCCCGATCCGATCGACGGTGGCGCGCTGCCCGCGGGGCTCGCCCCGCATGACGACGGATGGTTGCGGACCGATCCGGGGATGCTGGCGGACGAAGGCGGTCTCGACGGGTTCTTCATCGCGCGCTGGCTCGGGCAAGGGTGCGATTGAGAGGCCGCGCGTCGCCGCCTCGGCTCATTGCCGTGTGGCGGGAACGACGACGATCCCGTCCGCGACTGCGCCGGTGGATGGTTCGTCGCGATGCGTTTCCGCCCGGTGTGCCACGATCCAGATGTTCGCGCCGTCGGGATCGATCCGTTCGATACGGCAGACGAAGCGATCGCCCTCGAACAACTGCGCCCAGCGGCCCTGCGCTTCCTTGCCCGCAATCTTGAGTGCGCCCGTGGCGTTCGATGCTTCGAATTCGATCCGCTTGGCGGCGCCGTGACGGTCGTTTTCGTAAATCAGTCTATATGTCTGCATCCTCTCCCCTCCTTCGGGGAAAGCGCGGGTTTCCAGTGAACGGGGCCATCAGCGGCTCTTCCTGCCGCCTTTGCGCTTCTGCTTGCCGGTGTAGCTGCTCCGGTTTGCCTTTCGACATCGGCGTCCTCTCGACTGCCCCGCACAAGCACCGACCCGCGCTTACGAAAAGCGTAGCGAACGAGCGAGGAAATCGTTCCGTTCGGCACACCTGCGGAAATGCGGTGCGCATCCTTCGCGGCTTAGCGCCGCGCGACGGCGACGAGGGCGGTGGAAGGAACCGGCAGGATCGAGCGGTCCCCGGCCATGCGCCGGATCTCTGCGATCACCGCGGCCTGTTCGCCATCGGCCAGGCCGATCCAATCGGGCGACATTCCGAACAGATCGTCGGGTGTGTCGAGCGCTGCGAGTTCGAGTTCGAAATCGCGCGTCACTTTCTCGATCGCCACCTCGGCGTAACCCGCCGCAATCATTTCGCGCCTGAAGTCGTCCGGGCTGCCGAGAGCCCTTACCCCTTCGGGCATCGGCATGTTTTCCCGGCCGGGGAACAGTTTCCGGCATACCTGGCGGCACAGCAGGAACGTTGCCGCTCCGCTGTCTTCCCAGGTGGCGACGACGCCTTTCCCGCCGGGGCGGGTCACCCGCGCCATCTCCGCCAGCCCCTTGCGCCAGTCCGGGAACATGATCACCCCGAAGATCGAGAAGACAGCATCGAACGTGCCGTCGGCCAGCGAAAGCGCCTGGCCGTCCATAACCGCCGTTTCGACATTGGGCACTGCCTTGGCGGCGATGGCGGCGACCATTCCGGGCGAAAAGTCGGTCGCAAGCACCCGCGCGCCGGTCCGCGCCGCGGCGAGCGCCAGGGCGCCAGTGCCGGCCGCGACATCCAGCACCGCGCTGCCCGGCCCCATCGGCACGCGCGAAAGAGCCACTTCGGCATAGAGCGCGGTAAACGGGTGTGCGGTCGTCTCGTAGTGACGGGCGGTATCGTCCCAATGGCCCGGATCTTCGAACTTCTGCATATGGCGCAACCTCGGCGAATCACGTAACACCGCATGTATCGTGAAGGATCGAGCAAAGCAATGTCGGCCAGCCCGGGCCTTAGGCCGGAGGTGTCTGCAGAAAAGCGTGTCGACGCCCGCCGCCGGGCGTCAACCGATCAGGCCTGGCCGCCTTTGGCTTTGGCGGCGAAGCTTTTGCGCAACTTCATGATCTTGGGCGGGATCACCGCCAGGCAATAGGGGTTTCGCTGGCCTTCGCCTTCCCAGTATTCCTGGTGATAGTCTTCGGCCGGATACCACTCCGCTGTCTGCTCGCCCCCCGACAGGCCCTCTATGGTGGTGACGGCCTGCTGCCCTTCGTGCTCCGCATTCCAGCGCGCGATGGCCGCTTCGGCCTCTGCGTGCTGCGCCTCGTCGAGCGGGAAGATCGCACTGCGATACTGCGTGCCGACATCGTTCCCCTGGCGGTTGAGCTGCGTCGGATCGTGGGTGCCCAGGAAGACATCGTAAATCTCGGCCAGCGATATCGTGTCGGGGTCGAAAGCGATGCGCACGGCTTCCGCATGGCCGGTCTCGCCCGAGCAGACCTGTTTGTAGGTCGGGTTGGGCACGGTGCCGCCGATATATCCGCTCTCGACCGTCTCGACTCCGATCACGTCGCGGAAGACCGCCTCGGTGCACCAGAAGCACCCGCCGGCAACGATCGCCTGCTCGCTGTTCGCCATAATCGCCATTCTCCTTCGAAGGCCGAGATAGGAAGCGCGGACTTGCTTGTCATCGGCGGCTGTGGGCGTAGAGTGGCGCCCCTGCTGCCGATGGAGAAGATCCGATGCGTTACCTGCTTGCCGCCGCCGCTTCGCTTGCCGTGTCCGCGCTTGCCGTGCCCGGGGCGGCGCAGGACGGCGCCGGCCACGAAAATCATGCCGCGATCGAGGCCGCGGTCGCCGCGACCAACCGCGACGCGGACCGCGCGCGCGACGCTTTCCGCCATCCGGCCGAAACGATCGCCTTCTTCCGCATCGCGCCGGACATGAAAGTGGGCGAATATGCCCCGGGCGGCGGCTGGTACTCGCGCGTGCTGGGCAATTACCTGGCCGACGAAGGCGAGCTGGTCGGCCTCTATTTCACGCCCGAATCCGGCCCCTTCGATGCCGAGAGGCAGGCCAATATCCGCAAGGGTGCCGCCGAGTTCGCGGGGAAAGTTGCCGGCTGGACCGGCAAGCCGGAGGCGAATTTCGCCGGCATGACGCTGGATAGCATGACCGAAGCGGACCAGGGCACGTTCGATCGCGTGCTGGTCGTGCGCATGCTGCACAACCTCATGCGCTGGAACATCGCCGACAGCGAGCTGAAGGCCATGCGCGACCTGCTCAAGCCCGGCGGCATGCTCGGCATCGTCCAGCATCGGGCCGGGGCCGACGCGCCGGCGGACTATGCCGATGGAAGCAAGGGCTACCTGCGGCAGGACGATGTTATCGGTTTCGTCGAGGCGCTCGGCTTCGAACTGGTCGCGGCCAGTGAGATCAACGCCAATCCCCGGGACAGCGCCGATCATCCCGGCGGGGTCTGGGAAATGCCGCCGACGCTTGCGACCAAGCGTGCGGAGCTGGAGAATCGGGGAGAAAGCGACCGTATGACCCTGCTGTTCCGCAAGCGCTGAACCTGCCGCCCGTGGACTCTGTCCCGGTGCGCCGGTAACGGGCGGGCATGAGCGAAATCACCGTATCCGCGCTGCAGCTCGACTTGTCGTCCGGGGATGAGCAGGCCAATATCGATGCCGTCTCGGCACTGGTCGAGCGGGCCGCGGCCGAGGGCGCGCAGGTGATCCTGCCACCCGAGCTGTTTTCCGGCCCCTATTTCTGCAAGGTGGAGGACGAGGCGCTGTTCGCTCTCGCCCGGCCGGTGGAGCAGCACCCGTCGGTGGTCGCAATGCAGGCTCTCGCCGGCAAGCTGAAGGTCGCGATCCCGACCAGTTTCTTCGAACGCGACGGGCACCACTACTACAACACGCTGGCGATGATCGGCCCCGACGGGGAGATCATGGGCACTTATCGCAAGAGCCATATCCCCGACGGCCCCGGCTACGAGGAGAAATACTATTTCCGCCCGGGCAACGACGGGTTCAAGGTGTGGGACCTGTTCGGCACCCGGATCGGCGTGGGCATCTGCTGGGACCAGTGGTACCCCGAAGGCGCGCGGATCATGGCGCTGATGGGCGCCGAGCTTCTCTTCTATCCGACCGCGATCGGCTCCGAGCCTTACGATGCCGACCTCGACACCAGCCGCATGTGGCGCCGCGCGATGCTCGGCCATGCCGTGTCGAACTGCATGCCGGTGATTGCGGCGAACCGCATCGGCACCGAGGACGGCCAGGCGTTCTACGGCCACAGCTTCATCACCGACGAGTGGGGCGACATCGTGCAGGAATTCGCCGCCGCCGAAAGCGGCGCGCTGGTCGCCACGATCGACCTCGCGCGCGCAGCCCGGCATCGGGCGGGAATGGGCTTCTTCCGCGACCGGCGGCCGCAGCTCTACGGCCGCATTTGCGAGGACGTGTGACCGCCGGCGCCGCGCGGCATCGCTATCTGGTCGCGCTTGGCTCCAACATGCGCCATCCGGCCTTCGGCTCTCCACGCGCCGTGGTCGATGCTGCGCTGATCGAGCTGGATCGGCAGTTCGGCGTCCGGGCGGTATCGTGCGTGGTGCAAAGCGCGCCGCTCGGCCCCTCGCGGCGGCGCTATGCCAATGCCGCGGCGGTGCTTGCGACCGGCCTTGCGCCGCAGGACATGCTGGCGGCGCTGCAGGCCATCGAGCGCGCATTCGGCCGGCGTCGGCGCGGGCAGCGCTGGGGCGCGCGCGTGCTGGATATCGACCTGATCTTGTGGAGCGGCGGCGCCCTTGCGGCGCAGGGGCTGCAAATCCCCCACCCTGCGTTCCGCGAACGGCGGTTCGTGCTGGAGCCTGCGGCCGCGATCGCCCCGTGCTGGCGCGATCCGACGACAGGCCTTTCGCTTCGCCAGCTCCATGCCCGCTTGACCCGGCCGCGCCCCCTGCCTAGGTGACCGGCCTCGACACACCGTGTCCAAGGGCCCTTAGCTCAGTCGGTAGAGCAACTGACTTTTAATCAGTAGGTCGCTGGTTCGAACCCAGCAGGGCTCACCATTTCTCCCGATTTCGCCATTTGCCGGTTCGCTTGTGTTCGCTTCGCCCTGGCGGGTGCGGCGTCTGGTCGGGTATGGCGGGCAAGCTGCGCTATGGGGACGGCCAGCATTTGTCAGCGTGCGGCCGACCTGCTATTGGTTACAAACGAAACCATGACGACGACGACCGCAACCGAACCCCAGGATTTCACCACTCTCCCGGAAATGCCGGAGGAGGTGTTCACTGCGCCGCTGAAAAGGCCGGCGCACGTCGGCGAAGATTGGCTCGAGCCGAAGCAGACCGAATATTCCTCGGAAGAGGACGCGATCTGGAACGACCTGTTCGCCCGCCAGATGGAGGTCCTGCCCGGCCGCGCGGCGAGCGCGTTCATGAACGGCTTGGAAAAGCTCGATCTCGGTCAGGGCGGCGTGCCCGATTTCGATCGGCTGTCGGCAGAACTCGACCGGCTCACCGGGTGGAGTGTGGTGCCGGTGCCGATGCTGATCCCCGATCACGTCTTCTTCTGGCACCTCGCCAACCGGCGGTTCCCGGCCGGCAATTTCATCCGCACGCGCGAGACGTTCGACTATATCCAGGAGCCGGATGTCTTTCACGACGTGTTCGGCCATGTGCCGATGCTGACCGATCCGGTCTATGCCGACTATATGCAGGAATACGGCAAGGCCGGGTGGAAGGCGATGCGCTACAACCGGCTCAAGGCGCTGGGGGCGCTTTACTGGTACACGGTGGAATTCGGGCTGATGCTCGAACAGGGCGAAGTGCGCGCCTATGGCGCGGGCATACTGTCGGGCCCGACCGAAGTGGTTTTCGCGGTGGAGGGGCGCAGCCCCAATCGCATCATGCTCAGCGTCGATCGCGTGATGCGGACCGACTACGTCATCAGCGACCTGCAGCCGACCTATTTCGTCATCGAAAGCTTCGAGGATCTCTACCGCCAAACCGTGGAGCGCGATTTCGACCGCCTCTATCGCAACCTGCCGCCGGCATTCACTTATGCCAATTCCGCGATAATCGACGTCGACAACGTGGTCCATCGCGGCACTCAGGAATATCTGCTGCGCGGCGGGCGCGGCAGCGGGGCGCAACCGGTCTGACACCGCGCTGGCGCAGGGAACAGCCGCCCGCGCAAGGCACCGCGCAAAAAGAAACGGCCCCGGATCGCTCCGAGGCCGTTCCCGCATTCATCGTCAGCGAAGACTTACATGCCTTCGGCCGATTCCTCGATCGCTTCGGCTTTCTCTTCGCCGGCGTTCTCCAGAGCCTCGGCCTCGGCTTCCATCTGCTCTTCGGCTGCGCCGTCGAGGGTCTCGGCCTCGTGCTCCATCGCATCCGCCTGGGCCGCGGTTGCGTCGCGGACCGCGTCCGCTCGATCTTCCGCGGCGTTCTCGGCCGGGCTGTCGCAAGCGGCGAGAGTGAGGCCCATGGCGGCAACCGACGCGACCATCGCGCCTTTGAAAATGCTTTTCATCTCAGTCCTTCCCCTTTGCTTGTTGGGTGACCGAGCCATACACGGGACTCGGTCGTGCGTGAATAGTGTTTACCTATATTACTTTCCGGCGGATCGGTTCCGCAGCAGAGTGAGAATCGCGATCGCGATCAACGCGCCGCCCACGGCTGCCGGGATGGAAATCGCGCTGGCGCCGGAAAGCACCGAACCGCGGTTGGCCAGCGTGCCGAGAATCGATGCTCCCGCACCGCCGGCCGCAAGATTTGCCGTTATCCGCGGACCGTCCTCGATCCGGCCGACGATCGCCGCCAGCCAGCCGAGAAGCGCTCCTGTAACGAGGAAGATCAACAAACCCATTGTCTGTCAGCATCCGCGACCGTTCATAGGGGAAGAACCCCGGAGCGCGAGCCGCGTTCCGCCTGTTGCGACGTTTTGACAGAATATTACACATCTCGGGCCGGTGCTCAGCCGAGTGTGAACCACCCGAGAGCGAACAGGCCGAGCGCGATCCGATACCAGCCGAAAGGTGCGAAACCGTGCCGGCTGACATAGGCGACGAAAGCGCGAATCACGACCATCGCGACCAGAAACGACGCCACGAAGCCCAGGGCGATCTCGCTCCAGCCCACCGTCGCCTCTCCTGCAAGCAGCGCGGGTTCGTCGAAAATCTTCACGGTCGCGGCACCCAGCATCGTCG
The sequence above is a segment of the Pelagerythrobacter marensis genome. Coding sequences within it:
- the phhA gene encoding phenylalanine 4-monooxygenase, translated to MPEEVFTAPLKRPAHVGEDWLEPKQTEYSSEEDAIWNDLFARQMEVLPGRAASAFMNGLEKLDLGQGGVPDFDRLSAELDRLTGWSVVPVPMLIPDHVFFWHLANRRFPAGNFIRTRETFDYIQEPDVFHDVFGHVPMLTDPVYADYMQEYGKAGWKAMRYNRLKALGALYWYTVEFGLMLEQGEVRAYGAGILSGPTEVVFAVEGRSPNRIMLSVDRVMRTDYVISDLQPTYFVIESFEDLYRQTVERDFDRLYRNLPPAFTYANSAIIDVDNVVHRGTQEYLLRGGRGSGAQPV
- the aguB gene encoding N-carbamoylputrescine amidase — protein: MSEITVSALQLDLSSGDEQANIDAVSALVERAAAEGAQVILPPELFSGPYFCKVEDEALFALARPVEQHPSVVAMQALAGKLKVAIPTSFFERDGHHYYNTLAMIGPDGEIMGTYRKSHIPDGPGYEEKYYFRPGNDGFKVWDLFGTRIGVGICWDQWYPEGARIMALMGAELLFYPTAIGSEPYDADLDTSRMWRRAMLGHAVSNCMPVIAANRIGTEDGQAFYGHSFITDEWGDIVQEFAAAESGALVATIDLARAARHRAGMGFFRDRRPQLYGRICEDV
- the folK gene encoding 2-amino-4-hydroxy-6-hydroxymethyldihydropteridine diphosphokinase; the protein is MTAGAARHRYLVALGSNMRHPAFGSPRAVVDAALIELDRQFGVRAVSCVVQSAPLGPSRRRYANAAAVLATGLAPQDMLAALQAIERAFGRRRRGQRWGARVLDIDLILWSGGALAAQGLQIPHPAFRERRFVLEPAAAIAPCWRDPTTGLSLRQLHARLTRPRPLPR